A region of Pasteurellaceae bacterium Orientalotternb1 DNA encodes the following proteins:
- a CDS encoding antitoxin → MQTKVFQSGNSQAVRIPVDFRFDVDTVEIFKQDNGDVVLRPIPKETQNTFLALFENFDDGFIEALENRENPQIQERETL, encoded by the coding sequence ATGCAAACTAAAGTGTTTCAGAGTGGCAATAGCCAAGCAGTGCGAATTCCTGTTGATTTTCGCTTTGATGTCGATACGGTAGAAATTTTTAAGCAAGATAATGGAGATGTGGTGTTACGACCTATTCCAAAAGAGACGCAAAATACTTTTTTAGCCTTGTTTGAGAACTTTGATGATGGATTTATTGAAGCACTCGAAAATCGAGAAAACCCACAAATACAAGAGCGGGAAACATTATGA
- a CDS encoding F0F1 ATP synthase subunit C, protein METVITATIIGASILLAFAALGTAIGFAILGGKFLESSARQPELASSLQTKMFIVAGLLDAIAMIAVGISLLFIFANPFIDLLK, encoded by the coding sequence ATGGAAACTGTAATTACAGCAACAATTATTGGTGCGTCAATCCTACTTGCTTTTGCTGCACTTGGCACAGCAATTGGCTTCGCCATTTTAGGTGGTAAATTCTTAGAGTCTTCAGCTCGCCAACCTGAATTAGCAAGTAGTTTACAAACTAAAATGTTTATCGTTGCAGGTCTTCTTGATGCGATTGCAATGATTGCAGTTGGTATCTCTTTACTTTTCATCTTCGCAAACCCGTTCATTGATTTATTGAAATAA
- a CDS encoding phage antirepressor protein, translated as MSPIQIFQHNQIRSIWDNEKEEWFFSVVDVVQALTESSNPRRYWSDLKRKLQDEEGAIQLYEKIVQLKMPSVDGKMYKTDAADMQGIFRIIQSIPSPKAEPFKMWLAEVGKARIDEIIDPELTIDRALATYLKKGYSKEWINQRLQAIQVRKELVDTWQECGISEGREYAILTNEISKAWSGMTTREYKDFKNLKKENLRDNMSTLELVLNMLAEATTTELAKIEQPHGLSENQAVAKRGGTVAGNARKEIENQTGKPVITPKNALDFGKVIQNVKKLDAKK; from the coding sequence ATGAGTCCAATCCAAATTTTCCAACATAATCAAATCCGTTCCATTTGGGATAATGAAAAAGAAGAGTGGTTTTTCAGCGTGGTTGATGTCGTGCAAGCATTGACAGAAAGTTCAAATCCTCGCCGTTATTGGAGCGATTTAAAACGAAAATTGCAAGATGAAGAAGGTGCGATTCAGTTGTACGAAAAAATCGTACAACTGAAAATGCCTTCTGTTGATGGAAAAATGTATAAAACCGATGCCGCCGATATGCAGGGGATTTTTCGGATTATTCAATCCATTCCTTCCCCAAAAGCGGAGCCATTCAAAATGTGGCTGGCAGAAGTGGGGAAAGCACGAATAGATGAAATTATCGACCCTGAATTAACGATCGACAGAGCTTTGGCGACTTACCTGAAAAAAGGTTACTCAAAAGAGTGGATCAACCAGCGGTTGCAAGCCATTCAGGTGCGTAAAGAATTGGTGGATACTTGGCAAGAGTGCGGCATTTCGGAAGGGCGTGAATATGCGATTTTGACCAATGAAATTTCAAAGGCGTGGTCAGGAATGACAACCCGTGAATATAAAGATTTCAAAAATCTGAAAAAAGAAAATTTGCGGGATAATATGTCCACCTTGGAATTGGTACTCAATATGCTCGCCGAAGCCACTACCACCGAGTTGGCGAAAATCGAGCAGCCTCACGGTTTAAGCGAAAATCAAGCCGTTGCCAAACGTGGCGGCACTGTAGCGGGCAACGCTCGCAAAGAAATCGAAAACCAAACGGGTAAACCCGTTATTACGCCGAAAAATGCGTTGGATTTTGGGAAAGTCATCCAAAACGTCAAAAAGTTAGACGCAAAGAAATAA
- a CDS encoding F0F1 ATP synthase subunit A — protein sequence MAGQTTADYISHHLSFLKTGDGFWNVHLDTLFFSVVAGVIFLFFFYRVAKNATNGVPGKFQCFVEMIIEWVDGMVKENFHGARHVVAPLALTVFCWVFVMNAIDLIPVDFPPQIAEMLGIHYLRAVPTADISATLGMAICVFCLIIFYTIKSKGVGGFIKEYTLHPFNHWAFIPVNFVLEMVTLLAKPISLAFRLFGNMYAGELIFILIAVMYMADNFLLQALGLPLHLAWAIFHILIITLQAFIFMMLTIVYLSIAYNKADH from the coding sequence ATGGCTGGTCAAACAACGGCTGACTATATTAGTCACCACTTATCATTCTTGAAAACGGGCGACGGTTTCTGGAATGTGCATTTAGATACGCTATTTTTCTCGGTAGTTGCTGGGGTGATTTTCCTGTTTTTCTTCTACCGTGTGGCAAAAAATGCAACTAACGGCGTACCTGGAAAATTTCAATGTTTTGTTGAGATGATCATTGAATGGGTAGATGGGATGGTGAAAGAAAACTTTCATGGTGCTCGCCACGTTGTTGCCCCATTAGCACTCACGGTCTTCTGTTGGGTGTTTGTGATGAACGCTATCGACCTTATCCCTGTTGATTTCCCTCCACAAATCGCTGAAATGTTAGGGATTCACTACTTGCGTGCAGTGCCAACCGCTGACATTAGTGCTACGTTAGGTATGGCGATTTGTGTGTTCTGTTTAATCATTTTCTATACAATTAAGTCAAAAGGTGTGGGCGGTTTCATTAAAGAATACACCCTTCACCCGTTCAATCACTGGGCGTTCATTCCAGTTAACTTTGTTTTGGAAATGGTAACGTTGTTAGCAAAACCAATTTCATTAGCATTCCGTTTATTCGGAAATATGTATGCAGGTGAGCTTATCTTTATCTTAATTGCAGTAATGTATATGGCAGATAACTTTTTGCTTCAAGCGTTAGGTTTACCATTACATTTAGCTTGGGCGATTTTCCACATTTTGATTATTACGCTTCAAGCCTTTATCTTTATGATGCTTACGATTGTTTACTTGAGTATTGCTTATAACAAGGCAGATCACTAA
- a CDS encoding ATP synthase F1 subunit delta, giving the protein MSELTTVARPYAKAAFDFALEQGQLDKWQGMLQFAALVAENEEVQGFIRSSLATSKIADAFIAICAEQLDQYGQNFIRVMAENKRLATLSAVYQGFLELRANYEAVKDVFVTSATPLTAAQETKIANAIKVKLNSQVRLITKVDPALLAGAVIRYDDTVIDGSSKGQLNRLNQELCL; this is encoded by the coding sequence ATGTCAGAATTAACTACAGTAGCTCGCCCCTATGCTAAAGCAGCTTTTGATTTTGCTTTAGAACAAGGTCAGTTAGACAAATGGCAAGGTATGTTGCAATTTGCTGCATTGGTCGCAGAAAATGAAGAAGTGCAAGGTTTTATCCGTTCTTCATTGGCCACGAGCAAAATTGCGGATGCGTTTATTGCAATTTGTGCAGAACAACTTGATCAATATGGGCAAAATTTCATTCGTGTAATGGCTGAAAATAAACGTCTTGCGACGTTATCTGCAGTGTATCAAGGTTTCCTTGAATTGCGTGCAAACTATGAAGCAGTCAAAGACGTTTTTGTCACTTCAGCAACGCCTTTAACGGCTGCTCAAGAAACAAAAATTGCAAATGCAATTAAAGTGAAATTAAACAGTCAAGTTCGTCTTATTACCAAAGTTGATCCTGCATTATTGGCAGGGGCGGTAATTCGCTATGATGACACTGTCATTGACGGCA
- a CDS encoding DNA polymerase beta subunit: MVNGLQIEPNELAIVQHILQQRVPNLSVWAYGSRVKGTAKTYSDLDLAIITQTPLTFLQLAELEEAFSNSALAWKVDLLDWASANETFKNIVRKQYIVIQ; this comes from the coding sequence ATGGTGAACGGGTTACAAATTGAGCCGAATGAATTGGCAATAGTGCAACATATTTTGCAACAAAGGGTGCCGAATTTATCTGTATGGGCTTATGGCTCAAGGGTAAAAGGCACAGCAAAAACCTATTCCGATTTAGATCTTGCCATTATTACCCAAACCCCACTGACTTTTTTACAGCTTGCTGAGCTAGAAGAAGCCTTTTCAAATTCAGCGTTAGCTTGGAAAGTCGATTTACTTGATTGGGCAAGTGCCAACGAAACCTTTAAAAACATTGTGCGAAAGCAGTATATAGTTATTCAATAA
- a CDS encoding esterase yields MQSHFIQVPYYQHERRIRVLLPKNYHNEPWERYPVLYMHDGQNVFYSKESYSGHSWKIIPTIKQHQEFPKLIIVGIDNAGEKRLDEYGPWKTDTGVGAVAHAGGKGMDYAKWVVEKIKPFIDSHYRTKADRQHTLLAGSSMGGIITAYMGAAYPQVFGHLGVFSLASWFSESAFMHFIHHSRLDRASKVFIQVGTNEGDEVDSHFISNMNQAYIDCTLHYYQALLRTGHPLDHIRLKIMANEIHHEMHWAEHFVEFLQFSLMSK; encoded by the coding sequence ATGCAGAGCCACTTTATCCAAGTGCCTTATTATCAGCACGAACGTCGCATTCGTGTGCTATTGCCAAAAAACTATCACAACGAACCTTGGGAGCGTTATCCCGTGTTGTATATGCACGATGGGCAAAATGTGTTTTACAGCAAAGAGTCGTACTCGGGGCATTCGTGGAAAATTATCCCAACCATCAAACAGCATCAAGAATTTCCCAAGCTGATTATTGTTGGCATTGATAACGCAGGTGAAAAGCGGCTTGATGAATACGGCCCTTGGAAAACGGATACAGGTGTGGGAGCAGTGGCTCACGCAGGTGGAAAAGGAATGGATTATGCAAAATGGGTGGTCGAAAAAATCAAACCTTTTATCGACAGCCACTATCGTACCAAAGCCGACCGCCAACACACCTTGCTTGCAGGCAGCTCAATGGGAGGCATCATCACCGCCTATATGGGGGCAGCGTATCCGCAAGTGTTCGGGCATTTGGGCGTGTTTTCCTTGGCATCGTGGTTTAGCGAGTCCGCTTTTATGCACTTTATTCACCACTCCCGCTTAGACCGAGCCAGCAAAGTGTTTATCCAAGTTGGCACCAATGAAGGCGATGAAGTGGATTCACACTTTATTTCCAATATGAACCAAGCCTACATCGATTGCACCTTGCATTACTACCAAGCCTTGCTCCGTACAGGGCATCCACTTGACCATATTCGCCTGAAAATTATGGCAAATGAAATCCACCACGAAATGCACTGGGCGGAACATTTTGTTGAGTTTTTACAGTTTTCATTGATGAGTAAGTAA
- a CDS encoding F0F1 ATP synthase subunit I has translation MSAVLQQTKQLYRKVMFVECCGVVSGTLLVLLVQNVSAALAFLLGALSSFLPQCLFIFWVFFRKKTKNTNKMAAFYRGEGLKWLATIVLMGAVLIGFPNLNVLLFFSGYFLFLICNGLLPIFLKQRT, from the coding sequence ATGTCAGCAGTCCTTCAACAAACCAAGCAACTTTATCGTAAAGTGATGTTCGTTGAATGCTGTGGTGTTGTGAGTGGCACTTTACTTGTTTTGTTAGTACAAAATGTGTCGGCAGCATTGGCTTTTTTACTTGGTGCGTTGAGTAGTTTTTTACCCCAATGTTTGTTCATTTTTTGGGTTTTTTTCCGTAAAAAGACAAAAAATACCAATAAAATGGCAGCATTCTATCGCGGAGAAGGGCTAAAATGGCTGGCTACTATCGTGTTAATGGGGGCTGTGCTGATCGGTTTTCCGAATCTGAATGTGTTACTGTTTTTTAGCGGATATTTTCTATTTTTAATTTGTAATGGCTTGTTGCCAATTTTTTTGAAGCAACGAACCTAA
- a CDS encoding ribonuclease VapC, which translates to MIYMLDTNIIIYLIKNRPQSVANRVEKLASSDQLVMSFITYAELLKGVNGSQNPQKALDGIKNLTKRIQVLYPDETICHFYGKWANFLKKQGTLIGGNDLWIACHALSCNAVLVTHNTKEFQRITALHWQDWTEE; encoded by the coding sequence ATGATTTATATGCTCGACACCAACATCATTATTTATCTCATCAAAAATCGTCCACAATCGGTCGCTAACCGTGTGGAAAAACTCGCTAGCAGTGATCAACTTGTGATGAGTTTTATCACTTATGCTGAACTGTTAAAAGGGGTAAATGGTAGCCAAAATCCACAAAAAGCGTTAGATGGGATCAAAAACTTAACTAAACGTATTCAAGTGCTTTACCCCGATGAAACTATTTGCCATTTCTACGGAAAATGGGCAAATTTTTTAAAGAAACAAGGCACTCTTATTGGTGGAAATGATCTCTGGATTGCTTGCCACGCATTAAGCTGCAATGCCGTATTGGTTACTCATAATACCAAAGAATTCCAACGTATTACGGCACTCCATTGGCAAGATTGGACGGAAGAATAA
- a CDS encoding transposase — protein MHFEKRSHWSGELGREMHFNVYGHAGKPVIVFPSSGGNQNEYGNFGMIEACRSFIERGLIKFYTPDSFDSESWLAEWKSPHDMAQAHNAYDRYILNELVPLIRHESNWSGAMMATGCSMGAFHTINFALRHPDLFDVAIALSGVYDARFFTKDFHSDHAVYFNSPIDYLWNQHDSWFLDRYRQNHYIVAVGQGAWEEQHIADTKRLQEAFAGKGIEGWFDYWGHDVDHDWPWWRKQMPFFLSKLEEQGII, from the coding sequence ATGCACTTTGAAAAACGTAGCCACTGGAGTGGCGAACTCGGGCGTGAAATGCACTTCAATGTTTATGGTCATGCAGGCAAACCTGTGATTGTGTTTCCGTCATCAGGGGGCAATCAAAATGAATATGGCAACTTTGGAATGATTGAGGCGTGTCGTTCTTTTATTGAACGGGGCTTAATTAAGTTCTATACCCCGGATTCTTTCGACAGCGAATCGTGGCTTGCCGAGTGGAAATCCCCGCATGATATGGCACAAGCCCACAATGCTTACGACCGTTATATTCTTAATGAGTTGGTGCCGTTGATTCGTCACGAATCTAACTGGAGTGGTGCGATGATGGCAACAGGTTGCAGTATGGGGGCTTTCCATACGATCAATTTTGCACTTCGTCACCCTGATTTATTTGATGTGGCGATTGCATTAAGCGGTGTGTATGACGCTCGCTTTTTCACCAAGGACTTCCACAGTGACCACGCAGTCTATTTTAACTCGCCGATTGATTACTTGTGGAACCAACACGACAGCTGGTTCTTAGATCGCTACCGCCAAAATCACTACATCGTGGCGGTTGGACAAGGGGCGTGGGAAGAGCAGCACATTGCCGATACCAAACGCTTACAAGAAGCCTTTGCTGGCAAAGGCATTGAAGGCTGGTTCGATTATTGGGGACACGATGTCGATCACGATTGGCCTTGGTGGCGAAAACAGATGCCATTCTTCCTAAGTAAATTGGAAGAGCAAGGGATTATTTAA
- a CDS encoding F0F1 ATP synthase subunit B, with the protein MNLNATLIGQLIAFTLFVWFCMKFVWPPLIGAIESRQAKIADALASAEKAKQEQADTKVLVEQELAKAREEAQQIIDLATKRRNEILESVQAEAEAERAKIIEQGYAEVESERKRVQEELRQKVAALAVAGAEKIVGRSVDAAANNDIIDKLVAEL; encoded by the coding sequence GTGAACTTAAATGCAACACTAATTGGTCAACTAATTGCGTTCACACTGTTTGTGTGGTTCTGTATGAAATTCGTTTGGCCGCCGCTCATTGGAGCGATTGAATCGCGTCAAGCTAAAATTGCAGACGCACTTGCAAGTGCTGAAAAAGCGAAGCAAGAACAAGCTGACACGAAAGTTTTGGTTGAACAAGAACTTGCCAAAGCACGTGAAGAAGCACAACAGATCATTGATTTAGCAACAAAACGTCGCAATGAGATTTTAGAGTCTGTGCAAGCAGAAGCTGAAGCAGAAAGAGCGAAAATTATTGAGCAAGGTTACGCCGAAGTGGAAAGCGAACGTAAACGTGTTCAAGAAGAGCTTCGTCAAAAAGTGGCTGCGTTGGCGGTTGCCGGTGCAGAGAAAATTGTGGGTCGTTCCGTTGATGCGGCGGCAAACAATGACATTATTGATAAGCTAGTTGCAGAATTATAA
- a CDS encoding cell filamentation protein Fic translates to MTLFEEYVRQGEPTQVEKANLWKTAIGLQDVDGLKPSPYLLDMARQNIEGYLTFADVKQRLDGYYRQLAVRDNLRTEEADKVSARIVELLSEQTFGFSINEYLSIHRRLFLGIYTDAGKLRTFNFSKKEWVLNGETVLYGSADSLRETLEYDIEREKRFSYKGLNQQQIIEHLATFIADLWQIHPFSEGNTRTTALFLIKYLRKLGYKQVNNTLFEQHSWYFRNALVRANFEDLSQRIYQTHEFLVKFLTNLLLNQNEPLKNREMRVGFSK, encoded by the coding sequence ATGACGTTGTTTGAAGAGTATGTTCGCCAAGGTGAGCCAACTCAAGTCGAGAAGGCCAATCTTTGGAAAACCGCCATTGGTTTGCAAGACGTTGATGGGCTAAAACCCTCGCCGTACTTGCTGGATATGGCGAGGCAAAACATTGAGGGCTACCTCACTTTTGCTGACGTTAAGCAACGTCTTGACGGCTATTATCGACAGCTTGCCGTTCGAGATAATCTTCGCACGGAAGAGGCGGATAAAGTTTCTGCCCGTATTGTGGAACTATTGAGTGAACAAACCTTTGGCTTTTCGATTAATGAATATCTGTCGATTCACCGCCGTCTCTTTCTTGGGATTTATACGGACGCAGGCAAACTTCGCACCTTTAACTTTTCAAAAAAAGAGTGGGTGCTAAACGGCGAAACGGTGTTATACGGCAGTGCTGATAGCTTAAGAGAAACGCTAGAATATGATATTGAACGAGAAAAACGCTTTAGTTACAAAGGGTTAAATCAACAACAAATTATCGAGCATCTCGCCACCTTTATCGCAGATTTGTGGCAAATTCACCCGTTTAGTGAAGGTAACACCCGAACCACCGCCCTTTTTTTGATTAAATATTTGCGAAAACTGGGCTATAAACAGGTCAATAATACGCTATTTGAACAACACTCTTGGTATTTCCGTAATGCGTTAGTTCGAGCAAATTTTGAAGATCTCTCGCAGAGGATTTATCAAACCCACGAATTTTTAGTCAAATTTTTAACCAATTTACTGCTCAACCAAAACGAACCACTCAAAAACCGAGAAATGCGAGTGGGATTTTCGAAATAA
- a CDS encoding 16S rRNA (guanine(527)-N(7))-methyltransferase codes for MLAKLDRLLGQTNLNLSAEQKQQLIDFVALLDKWNKAYNLTSVRDPNEMLIKHIMDSLVVSPHLQGSQFIDVGTGPGLPGIPLAIANPNKQFVLLDSLGKRITFIKNAVRQLGLKNVVPVQSRVEAFQEQQFDGVLSRAFASLKDMTDWCYHLPNTSGQFYALKGQYNTDELVEISQPIALVEVIKLEVPELVGERHLVVLKKAE; via the coding sequence ATGTTAGCCAAATTAGACCGCTTGTTAGGTCAAACCAACTTGAATTTATCCGCCGAACAGAAACAGCAACTTATTGATTTTGTTGCATTATTAGATAAATGGAATAAAGCCTATAACCTGACTTCCGTGCGTGATCCGAATGAAATGTTGATTAAACATATTATGGATAGCTTGGTGGTCAGCCCGCATTTACAAGGATCACAATTTATTGATGTGGGAACAGGTCCAGGCTTGCCAGGTATTCCGTTGGCGATTGCCAACCCTAATAAGCAATTTGTGTTGCTCGACAGCCTTGGCAAGCGGATTACCTTTATTAAAAACGCTGTACGTCAGCTTGGGCTGAAAAACGTGGTGCCAGTGCAAAGCCGTGTAGAAGCATTTCAAGAGCAGCAATTTGACGGCGTACTCAGCCGAGCCTTTGCTTCTCTGAAGGATATGACTGATTGGTGCTATCACTTGCCGAACACAAGCGGTCAGTTTTATGCTTTAAAAGGACAATATAATACCGATGAATTAGTGGAAATCAGCCAGCCGATTGCATTAGTTGAGGTGATTAAATTAGAAGTACCAGAGTTGGTAGGCGAACGCCATTTGGTTGTATTGAAAAAAGCAGAGTAA
- a CDS encoding carboxylate--amine ligase: MRTPYNFVMISPHFPTNFETFAHRLREKGFNTLGIADTPYEQLSEGLRNSLTEYYRVDNMEDYDQVYRAVGYFAHKYGRIDRIESHNEYWLELDAKLRTDFNVFGYKTDDMKSIKTKSAMKEIFRQAGLKVAQGRVFKDDEDARKLAKQLKFPVIIKPNSGVGASDTYKIKTADELEAFFGYQNPQVEYIMEEFIDGDIITFDGLTNHEGNIVFYAGLEYSEVVLDTVANDSDMYYYIPREISKDLIQLGKKCVDAFNVRERFFHFEFFRVKKTGELLPLEINCRPPGGLTIDMWNYANDFDVFREYANIVRENTFYADIQHPWNVVYISRKANKQYAHSIQDICEKYADNIISVQSVPGVFAKIMGEEGILARTETLEQMHNIARFAQQKQ, translated from the coding sequence ATGCGAACACCTTACAATTTTGTGATGATTTCCCCCCATTTTCCCACCAACTTTGAGACTTTTGCTCACCGTTTGCGTGAAAAAGGCTTCAACACCCTAGGCATTGCCGACACGCCTTATGAGCAGTTGAGCGAAGGCTTACGCAACTCGCTCACCGAATACTACCGTGTGGACAATATGGAAGATTACGATCAAGTTTATCGTGCCGTGGGCTATTTCGCCCATAAATACGGGCGAATTGACCGCATTGAATCACATAATGAATACTGGTTGGAACTTGATGCCAAATTGCGTACCGATTTCAATGTGTTCGGCTACAAAACGGACGATATGAAATCCATTAAAACCAAATCGGCAATGAAAGAAATCTTCCGCCAAGCGGGGCTGAAAGTGGCTCAAGGGCGGGTGTTTAAAGACGATGAAGACGCTCGCAAACTGGCAAAACAGCTGAAATTCCCTGTGATCATTAAGCCAAATTCCGGCGTGGGGGCAAGCGATACCTACAAAATCAAAACCGCTGACGAACTGGAAGCCTTTTTCGGCTATCAAAATCCGCAAGTGGAATACATTATGGAAGAGTTTATTGACGGCGATATTATCACTTTCGATGGCTTGACCAATCACGAGGGCAATATCGTCTTCTACGCTGGTTTGGAATACTCGGAAGTGGTGTTAGATACGGTTGCCAACGATAGCGATATGTACTACTACATTCCACGTGAAATTTCGAAAGATTTAATTCAGCTCGGCAAAAAATGTGTAGATGCTTTTAATGTGCGTGAGCGTTTCTTCCACTTTGAATTTTTCCGTGTGAAAAAAACGGGCGAATTGTTACCGCTTGAGATCAACTGCCGCCCACCAGGTGGTTTAACCATTGATATGTGGAACTACGCTAATGATTTCGATGTGTTCCGTGAATATGCCAACATTGTGCGTGAAAATACATTCTATGCGGATATTCAACACCCGTGGAATGTAGTTTACATTTCTCGCAAAGCGAACAAACAGTACGCTCATTCTATTCAGGACATTTGTGAGAAATACGCCGACAACATCATCAGTGTGCAGAGTGTGCCTGGGGTCTTCGCTAAAATTATGGGCGAAGAGGGTATTTTGGCTCGCACCGAAACCCTTGAACAGATGCACAACATTGCACGTTTTGCTCAACAAAAACAGTAA
- a CDS encoding tRNA uridine(34) 5-carboxymethylaminomethyl synthesis enzyme MnmG, whose translation MIYRDIYDVIVVGGGHAGTEAALAPARMGLKTLLLTHNVDTLGQMSCNPAIGGIGKGHLVKEIDAMGGLMALATDQAGIQFRTLNSSKGPAVRATRAQADRVLYRQAVRIALENQPNLDIFQQEVVDILVENNRAVGAMTKMGLTFKARSVILTAGTFLAGKIHIGLDNYAGGRAGDPAATLLASRLRDLNLRVDRLKTGTPPRLDARTIDFSVLAEQHGDAVLPVFSFMGSVDLHPRQIPCYITHTNEQTHDLIRNSLDRSPMYTGIIEGIGPRYCPSIEDKVMRFSDRNSHQIYLEPEGLTSNEVYPNGISTSLPFDVQMGIVHSMKGLENCRIIKPGYAIEYDYFDPRDLKPTLETKAIEGLFFAGQINGTTGYEEAAAQGLLAGINAGLQVQGKEAWFPTRDQAYTGVLVDDLCTLGTKEPYRVFTSRAEYRLLLREDNADIRLTPTAHKLGLIDEARWVRFNQKMENIEKERERLKQIWVHLQSPNLNEINGLLSSPLAREASGEDLIRRPEITYEKLTQLEPFAPAIEDKQAAEQVEIAIKYQGYIEHQYQEIERHKRHENTLIPAEFDYDKVESLSNEVRAKLVQHRPVSIGQASRISGITPAAISILLVNLKKQGMLKRGEL comes from the coding sequence ATGATTTATCGGGATATTTATGATGTGATCGTCGTGGGAGGCGGTCATGCGGGAACTGAAGCAGCCCTTGCTCCAGCAAGAATGGGCTTAAAAACCTTGTTATTGACACATAATGTAGATACTTTAGGACAGATGTCGTGTAACCCCGCAATTGGGGGGATCGGTAAAGGGCATTTGGTGAAAGAGATCGATGCAATGGGCGGATTAATGGCATTAGCAACCGACCAAGCAGGAATTCAATTTCGCACCTTAAATAGCAGTAAAGGCCCTGCGGTACGAGCAACTCGAGCTCAAGCTGATCGTGTGCTTTATCGTCAAGCGGTCAGAATAGCGTTGGAAAATCAACCGAATTTAGATATTTTCCAACAGGAAGTTGTTGATATTTTAGTCGAAAATAATCGTGCGGTTGGGGCTATGACTAAAATGGGGCTAACGTTCAAAGCCCGTTCGGTGATCTTAACCGCAGGTACCTTTTTAGCGGGTAAGATCCACATCGGTTTAGATAACTACGCAGGTGGTCGAGCGGGTGATCCTGCCGCCACGCTACTAGCCAGCCGTTTACGGGATCTGAATTTGCGAGTGGATCGCCTAAAGACAGGCACTCCACCCCGTTTAGATGCTCGAACCATTGATTTTTCCGTGTTGGCAGAACAGCACGGTGATGCGGTTTTACCCGTGTTTTCCTTTATGGGATCGGTTGATCTGCATCCTCGTCAGATTCCGTGCTATATAACGCATACTAACGAACAAACCCACGATTTGATCCGCAATAGTTTAGATCGTAGCCCGATGTACACGGGGATTATTGAAGGGATCGGTCCACGCTATTGCCCGTCAATTGAAGACAAAGTGATGCGTTTTAGCGATCGCAATAGCCACCAAATTTACCTTGAGCCAGAAGGATTAACCAGCAACGAAGTTTATCCAAACGGGATTTCCACCAGTTTGCCATTTGACGTGCAGATGGGCATTGTTCACTCAATGAAAGGTTTGGAAAATTGCCGTATCATCAAACCAGGCTATGCGATTGAGTACGACTATTTCGATCCGCGTGATTTAAAACCAACTTTGGAAACCAAAGCGATTGAGGGGCTATTCTTTGCAGGGCAAATCAACGGCACAACAGGTTATGAAGAAGCCGCCGCACAGGGCTTGTTAGCAGGGATTAATGCAGGTTTACAGGTTCAAGGTAAAGAAGCGTGGTTCCCAACCCGTGATCAAGCTTATACGGGGGTGTTAGTTGATGATCTTTGCACCCTCGGCACGAAAGAGCCGTATCGGGTCTTTACTTCCCGTGCTGAATACCGCTTGTTGTTGCGTGAAGATAATGCTGATATTCGTTTAACGCCAACGGCTCACAAACTAGGCTTAATTGATGAAGCTCGCTGGGTGCGTTTTAATCAAAAAATGGAAAATATTGAGAAAGAACGTGAGCGTTTAAAACAGATTTGGGTACATTTACAATCGCCAAATCTGAATGAAATCAATGGATTATTAAGTAGCCCGTTAGCTCGGGAAGCGAGTGGGGAAGATTTGATCCGTCGCCCTGAAATCACTTATGAAAAACTCACGCAACTTGAACCATTTGCCCCAGCGATTGAAGATAAACAGGCGGCAGAGCAGGTGGAAATTGCGATTAAATACCAAGGCTATATTGAGCACCAATACCAAGAGATCGAACGCCACAAACGCCACGAGAATACCTTGATCCCCGCGGAATTTGATTACGATAAAGTGGAAAGCCTATCCAACGAAGTGCGGGCGAAATTGGTGCAACATCGCCCTGTTTCGATCGGACAAGCATCCCGTATTTCAGGTATTACCCCTGCCGCAATCTCAATTTTGCTTGTCAATCTCAAAAAACAAGGAATGTTGAAACGGGGCGAGTTGTAA